From the Leptospira biflexa serovar Patoc strain 'Patoc 1 (Paris)' genome, one window contains:
- the purM gene encoding phosphoribosylformylglycinamidine cyclo-ligase, translating into MSDQNKITYKDAGVDTEKGQEFVKRIKANVASTHNKNVLGGLGGFAACYDVSFLKSYQEPILLSGTDGVGTKLQIARQLGIHNTVGIDLVAMCVNDILVNGGKPIFFQDYIACGKLHLPTMEAIVSGIVKGCSLADCSLVGGETAEHPGVMPDDEYDLAGFVVGVVEKGKMIDGKTISPGDTIIGLKSSGPHSNGFSLIRKLLLKDGKLPTSQEQIDFIKDHIFVPTNIYVKSILSLIDKISIKGMVHITGGGFYENIPRVLPEGVGAEIFSLPESYVFSKLEKDHSLDRNDMYGTFNMGIGYILVVDSSLVDATMNELHVLGEDSFVIGKTNDSGKISITL; encoded by the coding sequence ATGTCTGACCAAAATAAAATTACATATAAAGATGCAGGAGTTGATACTGAAAAAGGGCAAGAATTTGTCAAAAGAATCAAAGCAAACGTTGCCTCTACACATAATAAAAATGTTTTAGGTGGGTTAGGTGGATTTGCCGCCTGCTACGATGTTAGTTTTTTGAAATCTTACCAGGAACCAATTTTACTTTCTGGGACCGACGGTGTTGGAACAAAACTTCAAATTGCAAGGCAACTTGGCATTCATAATACTGTTGGTATCGATTTGGTTGCAATGTGTGTGAACGATATTCTTGTGAATGGTGGGAAACCAATATTCTTTCAAGATTATATTGCATGTGGAAAACTTCATTTACCAACAATGGAAGCAATCGTATCAGGTATTGTAAAAGGATGTAGTTTGGCAGATTGTTCATTAGTTGGTGGTGAAACTGCGGAACATCCTGGTGTGATGCCTGATGATGAATATGATTTGGCAGGTTTTGTTGTTGGGGTTGTGGAAAAAGGGAAAATGATTGATGGTAAAACCATTTCACCAGGAGATACGATCATTGGACTAAAGTCTTCAGGTCCACATAGCAATGGTTTTTCTCTCATTCGAAAATTACTTTTAAAAGACGGCAAATTACCGACTTCACAAGAACAAATTGATTTTATCAAAGATCATATTTTTGTTCCAACTAACATCTACGTAAAATCGATCTTATCTCTGATCGATAAAATTTCGATTAAAGGAATGGTTCATATCACAGGTGGTGGTTTTTATGAAAACATACCACGAGTATTGCCAGAGGGAGTTGGTGCTGAAATTTTTTCCCTTCCTGAGTCTTACGTATTTTCTAAATTAGAAAAAGATCACTCATTAGACCGAAATGATATGTATGGAACATTTAATATGGGGATTGGTTATATATTGGTTGTTGATTCAAGCTTAGTTGATGCCACTATGAATGAACTGCATGTCCTTGGTGAAGATTCTTTTGTTATTGGAAAAACCAATGACTCCGGAAAAATTTCCATTACATTGTAA
- a CDS encoding PAS domain-containing sensor histidine kinase has product MIPFELDVIFAVTILSVTFNSVIAFILFHLSKNSKSEIRLNYTSFFIAVFVLRNFMLFLFGTSKNKLFYFFAESLTLFSSYLIISSIMPIIARTIRAKWIYSIMIVFYIIFVTLMLSGIEFFWLSTPTSIFNGLVLLSFGFITFNLKEYPTKLRVYFLLVCTLLALQRLFFPYLFSLERYLPLGYTLSTLFMFLFGVACILFSFQVQTKKLNLSLFELETLQKAIKDVNVRLLIMYNQLPAIIYNIEFIPEPRTSYISSKMEEITGYGINYFYENSEFFRDIVIQEDQHKIEELFAGKSPIILRMIHANGSIIWTEHYVNISNDILGIKKRIDVVALDITNSKKTEISLLQEKNLNSTVFDNAANLILLTNSKGYIENINPAALRVLHLTKEDVLNKYIQNIILVEEDREFLKEVLDDINEIQNIAESLILRYITKNNQTLYLEWRLGIIRDAKNEPSKIIWIGIDQTSKRTAELELKELNKSLEEKVKARTLELQNSNTELNSALFALREAQEKLIQNEKLASLGQLVSGLSHEINNPIGMIKSSVETLIAEWEEESYDFQNQTLNEILNLIIDSNDTGLRILTGISNRQARKSLSEVFKQNEILFPEELAELFVDSGIRNLSPSILNKIKTTMSNQSDFKRLRKFLLMKQSSEHILYSIRRLSKITFTLKNFAGLQSNLELIDFSLIDTIHSAISLYKEYFLRDINLILNLDFDGKIRCIQGDLVQLWSQMIWNGIQAVSTKGTIWIRSFKSSDSIVVEIEDSGIGIPFEHHSKIFMPFFSTKTSGDGLGLGLYLVKEIVNRHNANISFESAPGRTIFRVSFPITM; this is encoded by the coding sequence ATGATTCCTTTTGAACTAGACGTTATCTTTGCAGTAACAATACTTTCCGTCACATTCAATTCTGTAATCGCGTTTATTCTTTTCCATTTATCTAAAAATTCAAAATCTGAAATTAGACTCAATTATACATCTTTTTTTATCGCTGTTTTTGTTTTACGTAATTTTATGTTATTTCTTTTTGGAACTTCCAAAAATAAATTATTCTATTTTTTTGCTGAATCTCTGACTTTATTTAGTTCCTATTTGATCATAAGCTCGATTATGCCAATAATCGCAAGAACCATTCGCGCAAAGTGGATCTATTCAATCATGATTGTGTTTTACATTATTTTTGTAACTTTAATGCTTTCAGGTATTGAATTCTTTTGGCTTTCCACACCTACTTCTATATTCAATGGCCTGGTTTTATTATCCTTTGGATTTATTACATTCAATTTAAAAGAATATCCTACAAAGCTTCGTGTTTACTTTCTGTTAGTTTGCACATTACTTGCTTTGCAAAGATTATTTTTTCCCTATTTATTTTCTTTAGAAAGATACCTCCCACTTGGTTATACACTCAGTACATTATTTATGTTTTTGTTTGGAGTGGCTTGTATACTCTTTAGTTTTCAAGTACAAACTAAAAAATTAAACTTATCTCTTTTTGAATTGGAGACATTACAAAAAGCAATCAAAGACGTCAACGTTCGTCTTTTGATCATGTACAATCAGTTACCAGCAATCATCTATAATATTGAATTCATTCCTGAACCAAGAACATCCTACATTAGTTCTAAAATGGAAGAAATAACTGGATATGGTATTAATTATTTTTACGAGAACTCGGAATTCTTTCGAGACATCGTCATCCAAGAAGACCAACACAAAATAGAAGAACTTTTTGCAGGTAAATCGCCCATCATTCTCAGAATGATTCATGCGAATGGTTCGATCATTTGGACAGAACATTACGTCAATATTTCCAATGATATTTTAGGAATTAAAAAAAGAATCGATGTTGTTGCTCTAGATATTACAAATTCTAAAAAAACAGAAATCTCTTTACTCCAAGAAAAAAACCTCAACTCCACTGTATTTGACAATGCCGCTAATTTAATCCTCTTAACCAATTCAAAAGGATACATAGAAAACATAAATCCAGCTGCTTTACGTGTCCTTCATTTGACAAAAGAAGATGTACTCAACAAATACATTCAAAACATTATACTTGTAGAAGAGGACAGAGAATTTTTGAAGGAAGTTTTGGATGATATCAATGAAATCCAAAATATTGCTGAAAGTTTAATCCTTCGCTACATTACGAAAAACAATCAAACTTTATATTTGGAGTGGCGACTCGGGATCATTCGGGATGCAAAAAATGAACCTTCAAAAATTATTTGGATTGGTATTGATCAAACATCTAAGCGAACTGCAGAACTTGAACTGAAAGAACTCAATAAATCGTTAGAAGAAAAAGTAAAAGCAAGGACATTAGAATTACAAAATAGCAACACAGAACTCAACTCCGCTCTATTTGCATTGAGGGAAGCACAAGAGAAACTAATTCAAAATGAAAAACTCGCATCTCTTGGGCAGTTGGTCTCAGGACTATCCCATGAAATCAATAATCCAATTGGTATGATCAAGTCTTCTGTTGAAACATTAATAGCAGAATGGGAAGAAGAATCTTATGATTTCCAAAATCAAACGTTAAACGAAATTCTGAATTTGATTATAGATTCAAACGATACAGGCCTTCGAATCCTTACGGGAATTTCAAATAGACAAGCAAGAAAATCGTTGTCTGAAGTATTCAAACAAAATGAAATCTTATTTCCTGAGGAATTGGCAGAATTATTTGTAGATTCAGGAATTCGAAACTTATCACCTTCCATCTTAAATAAAATAAAAACTACAATGTCAAATCAAAGTGATTTCAAACGATTGAGAAAATTTTTATTAATGAAACAATCTTCTGAACATATTTTATATTCGATAAGGAGATTATCTAAAATCACATTCACTTTAAAAAACTTTGCTGGTCTCCAATCAAATTTAGAACTAATTGATTTTTCACTAATCGATACAATCCATTCAGCAATTTCCTTATATAAGGAATATTTTTTAAGAGATATCAATTTGATTTTAAACCTAGATTTTGATGGAAAAATTCGCTGTATCCAAGGTGACCTTGTCCAACTATGGAGCCAAATGATATGGAATGGAATCCAAGCAGTTTCAACAAAAGGAACAATTTGGATTCGTAGTTTTAAGTCTTCTGACTCGATCGTCGTTGAAATTGAAGACTCTGGAATCGGTATCCCGTTCGAACACCATTCAAAAATTTTTATGCCATTCTTCTCGACAAAAACTTCTGGCGATGGTTTAGGACTTGGACTTTATCTTGTGAAAGAAATCGTAAACCGACACAACGCAAACATTAGTTTTGAATCTGCTCCTGGTAGAACCATATTCAGAGTTAGTTTCCCAATTACAATGTAA
- a CDS encoding response regulator — protein sequence MSSILIVDDSPAVLKIVRLALSSQGHEIIICQSGESAIETLKSNPKIKLGIFDFNMPGLSGLDLIRETKKIKTNSKLKILVLSSENKPEIISKALLEGADGWFIKPFKNEELIKKVSELVDSNDSF from the coding sequence ATGAGCTCAATTTTAATCGTTGATGACTCACCTGCAGTATTAAAAATTGTGCGCCTTGCGTTGAGTAGCCAAGGCCATGAGATCATCATATGCCAATCAGGTGAATCTGCTATTGAGACATTAAAATCAAACCCTAAGATTAAACTCGGCATTTTTGATTTTAATATGCCGGGTTTGAGTGGGCTTGACCTTATCCGTGAAACAAAAAAGATAAAAACAAACTCGAAACTTAAAATCCTAGTTTTATCATCGGAGAATAAGCCAGAAATCATATCAAAAGCACTTCTTGAGGGTGCTGATGGATGGTTCATCAAACCATTTAAGAACGAAGAGTTAATTAAGAAAGTATCAGAGTTAGTCGATTCCAATGATTCCTTTTGA
- a CDS encoding response regulator, producing MAKILTVDDAPAVLKILNLVLTTDGHEVESASNGMEALEKIQNTKFDIGIFDVNMPGMTGIELTEKALKSDNGKTMKIVMLTTESSEEMKNKGKAAGAVGWLVKPFANESLAKLISQLI from the coding sequence ATGGCAAAAATATTAACAGTTGATGATGCACCAGCCGTGCTTAAAATCCTAAACCTAGTATTAACGACTGATGGGCATGAGGTTGAATCTGCATCCAATGGTATGGAAGCATTAGAGAAAATCCAGAATACCAAATTTGATATCGGAATCTTTGATGTCAATATGCCTGGTATGACGGGAATCGAATTAACGGAAAAAGCCTTAAAATCTGACAATGGTAAAACGATGAAGATTGTGATGTTAACTACTGAATCCAGCGAAGAGATGAAAAATAAAGGCAAAGCTGCGGGAGCAGTTGGTTGGCTTGTAAAACCATTCGCAAATGAATCTTTAGCGAAACTTATCTCACAATTGATTTAA
- a CDS encoding ATP-binding protein has product MIPHSLVLSSQTTDQLIHILNEIHFTYERFENLSDVMLQLKNQKFHFLILSIEDLNDLNSQEILENITKSFPNTLIILITNTNHWAQTASLLKRHSAYDYLQTPLEVEHVKFTLDRSFQYLNTKLKSQFIHEAENHLFKRVIEIFDWKKSLIHKENQNISADIIHQMNISLFQGSGIGTLMSVVSILISKSKLDTENNHYIVQKPILDLLSENYEAAKSMFDSMSISQSVIDDDLLVENTESPNQLVPIFETEIKYLEEALVIKSQKINISQIPNSVMNYKIRFNPEKITYIVREILLNAIKYSKEGDEIFIIYFHRENFLEIKVINPAYQNEDGTIGIPEKYESFIFEPFFRISSVVDDSYAKFEQFRFGLGLTLVKKIMDQHQANIQIYNIDDNLRNDNTKDVCLTMRFPLLQEEK; this is encoded by the coding sequence ATGATTCCTCATAGCCTTGTATTAAGTTCACAAACAACGGATCAATTAATCCATATTTTAAACGAGATCCATTTTACCTACGAACGTTTCGAAAATTTAAGTGATGTTATGCTTCAATTAAAAAATCAGAAATTCCATTTTTTGATTTTATCCATCGAGGACCTCAATGATCTAAATTCACAGGAAATTTTAGAAAACATCACCAAATCTTTTCCGAATACACTTATTATTTTGATCACCAATACAAACCATTGGGCACAGACTGCTTCCCTACTCAAACGACACTCAGCTTATGACTATTTGCAAACACCTCTCGAGGTTGAACATGTTAAGTTTACTCTCGACAGATCATTTCAATATTTAAACACAAAATTAAAATCTCAATTCATTCACGAAGCGGAAAACCATCTTTTCAAACGAGTTATCGAAATATTCGATTGGAAAAAATCACTCATACATAAAGAAAATCAAAACATATCTGCAGACATCATCCACCAAATGAATATTAGTTTATTTCAAGGGAGCGGGATTGGAACTTTGATGAGTGTGGTGAGCATACTAATATCAAAAAGTAAACTTGATACCGAAAACAACCACTATATTGTCCAAAAACCAATTTTAGATTTGTTATCGGAAAACTATGAAGCCGCAAAAAGTATGTTTGACAGTATGTCTATTTCTCAGTCGGTAATTGACGATGACTTATTGGTTGAAAATACGGAATCACCGAACCAACTTGTACCCATCTTTGAAACTGAAATTAAATATTTAGAAGAAGCCTTGGTTATCAAATCACAAAAAATCAATATAAGCCAAATTCCAAATTCAGTTATGAATTATAAAATTCGATTCAATCCTGAAAAAATCACATACATTGTTCGCGAAATACTTTTGAATGCAATTAAATATTCCAAGGAAGGAGATGAAATTTTTATCATTTATTTCCATAGGGAAAATTTTTTAGAAATTAAAGTCATCAATCCTGCCTATCAAAATGAAGACGGAACCATTGGTATCCCTGAAAAATACGAATCGTTTATATTCGAACCATTTTTTAGAATCTCCTCTGTTGTAGATGACAGTTACGCAAAATTTGAACAGTTCAGATTTGGACTTGGTTTGACTTTAGTTAAAAAGATCATGGACCAACACCAAGCAAATATTCAAATCTATAACATTGATGATAATTTAAGAAATGATAACACAAAAGATGTATGTTTAACAATGCGATTTCCATTATTACAAGAGGAGAAATAA
- a CDS encoding protein-glutamate methylesterase/protein-glutamine glutaminase, translating to MKKNKVIIVDDQRTVRGMIKRWIESDPNWEVVGEASNPFEARDQIIEKQPDVMTLDVHMPEMDGIEFLKKLLPQHPMPVIMFSSSTTEGTAITLEALDAGAFDYVTKPSGTPESLIEAKEDLLSKLHAALNYNVSLYQNTKSTTPSKILSAKRHTSFKTKVIVIGSSTGGTTALRKLLDDVDESFPPILVAQHMPENFTALFAGRLNAELKVKVIEAKDKQLLENGTVYIAPGNFHLEIQKLNGELYTKITQFEKVNGHRPSVDVLFDSVVNCGIANQTISIILTGMGSDGAKGLLNLKNNGSITLGQNKETCVVYGMPKVAFEIGAVMYQLPLESIADKTREIGSK from the coding sequence ATGAAAAAAAACAAAGTGATTATCGTAGATGACCAACGTACAGTGCGCGGAATGATCAAACGTTGGATCGAATCAGATCCAAACTGGGAAGTTGTAGGCGAGGCATCAAACCCATTCGAAGCTCGTGACCAAATCATCGAAAAACAACCTGATGTGATGACATTAGATGTTCATATGCCCGAAATGGATGGAATCGAATTTTTAAAAAAGCTCCTCCCCCAACACCCAATGCCTGTGATCATGTTTAGTTCTTCCACAACGGAAGGGACTGCAATCACCTTAGAAGCTCTTGATGCGGGTGCCTTTGACTATGTAACAAAGCCTTCAGGAACTCCAGAAAGTTTGATTGAAGCAAAAGAAGATTTGTTAAGTAAGTTGCATGCGGCCTTGAACTACAATGTATCACTTTATCAAAATACGAAAAGCACTACCCCATCGAAAATTTTATCAGCGAAAAGACACACATCTTTTAAAACCAAAGTCATCGTCATAGGATCCAGTACAGGTGGAACAACCGCTTTACGAAAACTATTAGATGATGTGGATGAATCTTTTCCACCGATCCTTGTTGCACAACATATGCCAGAAAATTTCACTGCCCTATTTGCAGGCAGACTCAACGCAGAATTAAAAGTAAAAGTCATTGAGGCAAAAGACAAACAGTTATTAGAAAATGGAACCGTTTACATTGCGCCAGGAAATTTCCACCTAGAAATCCAAAAACTCAATGGAGAACTCTATACCAAAATCACTCAGTTCGAAAAAGTAAATGGCCATAGACCTTCCGTAGACGTCCTATTTGATTCTGTTGTTAACTGTGGGATTGCCAACCAAACCATCTCCATCATCCTCACTGGTATGGGAAGCGATGGTGCAAAGGGATTGCTTAATTTAAAGAATAATGGAAGCATCACCTTGGGCCAAAATAAAGAAACCTGTGTTGTTTATGGTATGCCAAAAGTTGCATTTGAAATAGGTGCTGTGATGTACCAACTTCCTTTGGAATCCATTGCAGATAAAACAAGAGAGATCGGTTCCAAATGA